A region from the Benincasa hispida cultivar B227 chromosome 10, ASM972705v1, whole genome shotgun sequence genome encodes:
- the LOC120087809 gene encoding cyclin-dependent kinase inhibitor 7-like isoform X1 — MVRKCRGVAEIAVMEVDLRTTRPPPDNKRKITAGIDFEISTTTTSFLKLRSRRRRVLFPENSVPSPPAEITSISPTSDDDTSAFCCSSNACNEIVEESKFVDLEDENDEHGVAFKSSRESRETTPSSEFQSPQSGDMESPARKSEATSSNRSSSSVKMPAESELEEFFIAAEKNIQKRFAEKYNYDIVEDVPLEGRYEWVRVKP, encoded by the exons ATGGTGAGGAAATGTAGAGGAGTTGCAGAGATTGCAGTCATGGAGGTCGACCTAAGAACTACTAGACCTCCACCTGACAACAAGAGGAAGATCACCGCCGGAATAGACTTTGAAATCTCCACCACGACAACCTCGTTTCTCAAGCTCCGGAGCCGCCGACGCCGTGTTCTTTTTCCAGAGAATTCGGTTCCTTCACCGCCGGCGGAAATAACCTCTATTAGCCCTACCTCCGATGACGATACGTCCGCCTTTTGCTGCTCCAGTAACGCTTGCAACGAGATTGTTGAGGAGAGCAAGTTCGTAGATCTGGAG GATGAGAATGATGAACATGGAGTCGCGTTCAAATCCAGCCGAGaaag CAGAGAGACGACTCCGTCTAGCGAATTCCAATCACCGCAGTCCGGCGATATGGAGTCTCCGGCGAGGAAAAGCGAAGCGACTTCCAGCAATAGATCTTCGTCTTCGGTGAAGATGCCGGCGGAATCGGAGCTGGAAGAATTCTTCATCGCTGCCGAGAAAAACATACAGAAACGTTTCGCTGAGAA GTATAATTACGATATTGTTGAGGATGTTCCGTTGGAAGGACGTTACGAATGGGTTCGAGTAAAGCCAtaa
- the LOC120087809 gene encoding cyclin-dependent kinase inhibitor 1-like isoform X2: MVRKCRGVAEIAVMEVDLRTTRPPPDNKRKITAGIDFEISTTTTSFLKLRSRRRRVLFPENSVPSPPAEITSISPTSDDDTSAFCCSSNACNEIVEESKFVDLEDENDEHGVAFKSSRERETTPSSEFQSPQSGDMESPARKSEATSSNRSSSSVKMPAESELEEFFIAAEKNIQKRFAEKYNYDIVEDVPLEGRYEWVRVKP; this comes from the exons ATGGTGAGGAAATGTAGAGGAGTTGCAGAGATTGCAGTCATGGAGGTCGACCTAAGAACTACTAGACCTCCACCTGACAACAAGAGGAAGATCACCGCCGGAATAGACTTTGAAATCTCCACCACGACAACCTCGTTTCTCAAGCTCCGGAGCCGCCGACGCCGTGTTCTTTTTCCAGAGAATTCGGTTCCTTCACCGCCGGCGGAAATAACCTCTATTAGCCCTACCTCCGATGACGATACGTCCGCCTTTTGCTGCTCCAGTAACGCTTGCAACGAGATTGTTGAGGAGAGCAAGTTCGTAGATCTGGAG GATGAGAATGATGAACATGGAGTCGCGTTCAAATCCAGCCGAGaaag AGAGACGACTCCGTCTAGCGAATTCCAATCACCGCAGTCCGGCGATATGGAGTCTCCGGCGAGGAAAAGCGAAGCGACTTCCAGCAATAGATCTTCGTCTTCGGTGAAGATGCCGGCGGAATCGGAGCTGGAAGAATTCTTCATCGCTGCCGAGAAAAACATACAGAAACGTTTCGCTGAGAA GTATAATTACGATATTGTTGAGGATGTTCCGTTGGAAGGACGTTACGAATGGGTTCGAGTAAAGCCAtaa